Proteins encoded in a region of the Larimichthys crocea isolate SSNF chromosome XVI, L_crocea_2.0, whole genome shotgun sequence genome:
- the dnmbp gene encoding dynamin-binding protein isoform X3 has translation MEAGSVVRAVFEFLPSVSEELPLFTGDVIEVLSVLDEFWLLGNKDGVTGQFPSTFVEEVTIPSTKPGDRLYVCINDFSSAEPGNLSLKRGDVVVGEAGGSMNLGETWQRGCNAWGVRGHFPTSCVKELNLSGRSRQLSERSAQAQASELPPYALGQARALMNLHAQLNEELDFREGDLIIITGLPEPGWYQGELEGRRGIFPEGFVELLGPLRSPQEPDDCQYLNSDSAFSYEDPYDAGEGTEEEGVEERDVFLREEEEEEQKESVAEEEEEEGGVYVVALYEFRAMEPGELDFDTGDRIRLTNTLEDGWLEGELRGRRGIFPHRFVKIEDDGQKTTDETNVVEPEEDKENSCNSEYSSDHLCPGGPENGPEWRTYEDHTVWDLDYFERTEEQRWQRENKSTGAQTNNRGSRDEGSRPDSHPRRPVAPAQRGPERPKSTPPARPKLPSRPSLPAHSHRHHGTNRSRYTNGNSRSLQSKLTHSLTLPSTQSGWSKDSRYYQSPPTDGATTDNRSASLGQVLFNLAQSHKQKKITRHASVSDADMMMGGTETQRSQQKTRGSNGLMPTSFTLDNLATSAGDLETKLSQQLFEFEKSLTSYSDLNIGSGAPRDMSSVGDLAQQSRISRHFSILDFGDESDIIRGSLHSPVPQLLQSNSASSSLERRRTLRPPPPRPRVQRPPAPPAYRPARPAPRPPPRCPRQNTAPPSNNSLNNNPIFYTPDEPPINVLDQITEGQAEFGDLAAAQEHEIQCQLEAEKELEREMELESQRQREEEERYQLLLRLQEVEHDMEAYAHTAEELRTMLEEEDDETARMQAMENLEFCNYTLETLALEQQQLQEMTLLSSQPKPLDSTTTSDSTPAAGTEDPELRMLEKRSKVIEELLQTEKDYIKDLQMCVAEIIEPLQKKQVKNVDFDGLFGNISSVIDLSQRLLDTLHDTDSIGKVFLDFKAELEEVYKIYCQNHDDAISLLETYEKDENIQRHVLECLERLRGKTNYINLGSFLIKPVQRVMRYPLLLMELLGATPESHHDRPQLTKALQAVKEINVNINEYKRRKDLVVKYRKGDEDTFIDKISKLSMHSIIKKSNRVSSHLKHLTGISPQIKDEAFDEAEKKFRLQERLIKSFIRDISLYLQHIRESASVKVLAAISFCDIYTERSVLDAEHFQRAHRCISDRQFTEFKERTEALVINPLNQLLLMFAGPHKLIQKRFDKLLDYDNCKERADRLKDRRIQDELQAARNNYEALNAQLLDELPKFYVAAEELFTGCVRSFAQAQKDFMKTTLGELKPLLQVFSNKAATETNLIAQFHEGYGRVLQLLQGFSFCPENLPPATTAKKPFEKKTLEKQNSKKQLQTPSSTQTDEHRAGLLVRYGPEKLFQAERNFNAAQDLDVSIQEGDLVGVIKQQDPMGSNNRWLIDNGVTKGFVYTSFLKPYNPRRSQSDMSIESQSSNESGYGGSSPVFSRQNSNSTLTFNQETATVSFSTSQPPSHSSPHPSLDSASSRRSHNRDAPNPDSASQSNSINSSPRNHSNRREFSEQTHRNSSSHRDTEPSYRHSGSHRDAYDTSYASSSSQKETSDLSETESYSSHRNSRSQRYGHTDKTYSSYQWRNGDNGGQKRSAYSRDEYIEPEPEPEPEPEVDGHQIYYALYSFDARCANEMSISANQRLRILEFQDMNGNSDWWLGEAEGRRGYVPSNYIRKSEYT, from the exons ATGGAAGCGGGCTCGGTGGTGCGTGCCGTGTTCGAGTTTCTCCCCAGCGTCTCCGAGGAGCTGCCACTCTTCACCGGTGACGTCATCGAGGTGCTCAGTGTCCTGGATGAGTTTTGGTTGCTCGGTAACAAAGATGGCGTCACAG GTCAGTTTCCCAGCACCTTTGTGGAAGAGGTTACCATTCCCAGCACCAAGCCTGGAGACAGACTGTACGTGTGCATCAATGATTTCAGCTCAGCGGAGCCGGGCAACCTGTCCCTGAAGAGAG GTGATGTGGTAGTTGGAGAGGCAGGAGGGTCCATGAACCTTGGCGAAACCTGGCAGCGTGGTTGTAATGCCTGGGGCGTCCGTGGTCATTTCCCCACGTCATGTGTGAAGGAGCTGAACCTTTCAGGTCGATCCAGGCAGCTGTCTGAACGCTCAGCTCAGGCCCAGGCTTCAGAGCTCCCACCTTACGCCCTGGGCCAAGCCCGGGCACTTATGAACCTCCATGCTCAGCTCAATGAAGAGTTGGACTTCCGCGAAGGGGACTTGATCATCATCACTGGCCTGCCTGAGCCTGGGTGGTACCAGGGGGAACTAGAGGGTCGTAGGGGCATCTTCCCAGAGGGGTTTGTGGAGCTCCTGGGTCCCCTCCGATCTCCTCAGGAGCCAGACGACTGCCAGTATTTGAACAGTGATTCTGCATTTAGCTATGAGGACCCTTACGATGCAGGAgaggggacagaggaggaaggtgtAGAAGAACGAGACGTTTTtttgagagaggaggaggaggaggaacagaaggAGTCTgtagcagaagaagaggaagaggagggcgGTGTCTATGTAGTGGCGCTGTATGAGTTTCGGGCCATGGAACCAGGCGAGTTGGACTTCGATACGGGGGATCGCATACGTCTTACAAACACTTTAGAGGATGGTTGGCTGGAGGGCGAGCTGCGAGGGCGACGTGGTATTTTTCCTCATCGTTTTGTTAAAATAGAGGATGACGGACAGAAAAccacagatgaaacaaatgtCGTTGAACcggaagaagacaaagagaacagCTGTAATTCTGAATACAGCTCAGACCATTTATGTCCCGGTGGACCAGAGAACGGTCCTGAATGGAGGACATATGAGGATCACACAGTGTGGGACTTGGACTACTTTGAGAGGACTGAGGAGCAGAGGtggcaaagagaaaacaaaagcaccGGAGCTCAGACTAACAACAGAGGGTCGAGAGATGAGGGTAGCAGGCCGGACTCTCATCCACGTAGACCTGTCGCCCCAGCACAAAGAGGGCCTGAGAGACCCAAATCCACGCCTCCAGCAAGGCCTAAACTCCCATCCCGGCCTAGCCTGCCTGCACATAGCCATAGGCACCATGGCACAAACCGGTCTAGGTATACTAACGGTAACTCTCGATCCTTACAGTCCAAACTAACCCACAGCCTAACCCTCCCTAGCACTCAGTCTGGTTGGTCTAAAGACAGCAGATACTACCAGAGTCCACCAACAGATGGTGCCACTACCGATAACAGAAGTGCCAGTCTTGGCCAGGTGTTATTTAACCTTGCTCAGAGCCATAAGCAGAAGAAGATAACTCGCCACGCTAGCGTCAGCGATGCTGATATGATGATGGGAGGTACAGAGACACAGCGTTCCCAGCAGAAGACACGTGGCTCCAATGGTTTGATGCCAACGTCGTTCACCTTAGATAACCTGGCAACCTCAGCCGGTGACCTGGAGACCAAGCTGTCCCAGCAGCTTTTCGAATTTGAGAAAAGCTTGACTTCATATAGTGATCTTAACATCGGTTCTGGTGCTCCCAGGGACATGTCTTCTGTAGGCGACCTGGCCCAGCAATCCCGTATCTCACGCCACTTTTCTATTCTAGACTTCGGCGATGAAAGCGATATCATCCGAGGCTCCTTGCATTCACCAGTGCCCCAACTCTTGCAGTCAAACTCGGCCTCTTCTTCACTAGAGAGGCGCAGGACCCTTCGACCTCCTCCACCTCGTCCTAGAGTCCAGCGTCCCCCAGCCCCACCAGCATACAGACCAGCCCGTCCTGCTCCACGTCCCCCTCCTCGTTGCCCGAGACAAAATACCGCTCCTCCATCCAACAACTCCCTCAACAACAACCCCATCTTCTACACGCCTGACGAACCACCTATAAACGTCCTGGACCAAATAACAGAAGGGCAGGCTGAGTTCGGTGACCTCGCAGCTGCCCAGGAACATGAAATCCAGTGCCAGCTGGAAGCCGagaaagagctggagagagagatggagttggagagtcagagacagagggaagaggaggagaggtacCAGCTGTTGCTACGGCTACAAGAGGTGGAGCACGACATGGAGGCTTATGCGCACACAGCGGAGGAACTCCGGAccatgttggaggaggaggacgacgagaCAGCCCGCATGCAAGCCATGGAGAACCTGGAGTTCTGCAACTACACGCTGGAGACTCTGGccctggagcagcagcagctacaag AGATGACCCTCCTGTCGTCCCAACCAAAACCCCTGGACTCCACCACGACCTCGGACTCCACCCCCGCAGCCGGCACGGAGGATCCAGAGCTGAGGATGCTGGAGAAGAGGTCGAAGGTCATcgaggagctgctgcagacGGAGAAGGACTACATCAAAGACCTGCAGATGTGTGTGGCGGAGATCATCGAGCCGCTGCAGAAgaagcag GTGAAGAACGTGGACTTCGATGGACTCTTTGGCAACATCAGCTCTGTGATAGACCTGTCACAACGTCTCTTAGATACGCTGCATGACACAGACTCTATTG GAAAAGTATTTCTGGACTTCAAAGCTGAGCTGGAAGAGGTGTACAAGATCTACTGCCAGAACCACGACGATGCCATCTCTCTGCTGGAGACCTACGAGAAAGACGAAAACATCCAGCGCCATGTGTTGGAGTGTCTGGAGCGACTGAG GGGGAAAACAAATTACATCAACCTCGGCTCTTTCTTAATCAAGCCGGTGCAGCGGGTGATGCGTTACCCTCtcctgctgatggagctgctcgGGGCCACGCCGGAGAGCCACCACGACCGGCCCCAGCTGACGAAGGCTCTGCAGGCCGTCAAAGAGATTAACGTAAACATCAACGAGTACAAGCGAAGGAAGGACCTCG TGGTGAAGTACAGGAAAGGCGACGAGGACACGTTCATTGACAAGATCTCCAAGCTAAGCATGCACTCCATTATCAAAAAATCCAACCGGGTCAGCAGCCACCTTAAACACCTCACAGGGATTTCACCCCAG ATTAAAGATGAAGCATTTGATGAGGCTGAAAAGAAATTCAGGCTACAGGAGAGACTCATCAAGTCTTTTATCAGGGACATTTCCTTGTACCTGCAACATATAAGG GAATCGGCGTCTGTAAAAGTCTTGGCAGCCATCAGTTTCTGTGACATCTACACGGAGCGCAGCGTTCTCGATGCCGAGCATTTCCAGAGAGCTCACCGCTGCATCAGTGACCGACAGTTCACAGAATTT AAGGAACGCACAGAGGCCTTAGTCATCAACCCGCTCAACCAGCTCCTCCTCATGTTTGCCGGCCCACACAAACTCATCCAAAAGCGCTTTGACAAGCTGCTGGACTACGACAACTGCAAGGAGCGCGCCGACCGCCTCAAGGACCGGCGCATCCAGGACGAGCTGCAGGCCGCGCGCAACAACTACGAGGCGCTCAATGCCCAGCTTCTGGACGAGCTCCCCAAGTTCTACGTTGCGGCAGAGGAGCTGTTTACCGGCTGCGTGAGGTCTTTCGCTCAAGCCCAGAAGGATTTCATGAAGACGACACTGGGAGAGCTGAAGCCCCTCCTACAGGTT TTTTCTAACAAAGCTGCCACAGAGACCAACCTCATTGCACAGTTCCATGAAGGGTACGGCCGagtcctccagctcctgcaggGCTTCAGCTTCTGTCCGGAGAACCTGCCTCCAGCCACCACTGCAAAGAAGCCCTTCGAGAAGAAGACTCTAGAGAAGCAGAACTCTAAAAAGCAACTGCAGACACCC TCAAGCACGCAGACAGATGAACACCGTGCAGGACTTCTGGTACGCTACGGTCCTGAGAAGCTTTTCCAGGCTGAGAGAAACTTCAATGCAGCCCAGGATTTGGATGTCTCCATACAAGAGGGAGACCTTGTGGGTGTGATCAAGCAGCAGGACCCCATGGGAAGCAACAACCGCTGGCTAATTGATAATGGAG TCACCAAGGGGTTTGTGTACACCTCCTTCCTCAAACCCTACAACCCACGCAGGAGCCAGTCAGACATGTCCATCGAGAGCCAATCGTCCAATGAGTCTGGCTACGGTGGCTCCTCCCCCGTTTTCTCCCGccaaaacagcaacagcacaTTGACCTTTAACCAGGAAACCGCCACTGTCAGCTTTTCCACATCTCAGCCCCCGAGCCATTCATCGCCGCACCCTTCGCTGGACTCCGCCTCGTCCCGCAGGAGTCACAACAGAGATGCACCCAACCCCGACTCTGCCAGCCAGAGCAACTCCATAAACTCCTCGCCCCGAAATCACTCAAACCGCAGGGAATTCTCTGAGCAAACGCACCGAAATTCCTCCAGTCACAGGGACACAGAGCCTTCTTACCGGCATTCAGGCAGCCACAGAGACGCGTACGATACGAGTTATGCAAGTTCGAGCAGCCAGAAGGAGACGTCGGACCTCTCGGAGACAGAGTCTTATTCTTCACACAGGAACAGTCGCTCACAGCGATatggacacacagacaaaacctACAGTTCATACCAGTGGAGAAATGGAGATAATGGTGGCCAGAAGAGGTCTGCGTACTCCAGAGATGAGTACATCGAGCCGGAGccggaaccagaaccagaacctgaagtAGATGGTCATCAG atttactaCGCTCTCTACTCCTTCGATGCCCGTTGCGCCAATGAAATGAGCATCTCGGCCAATCAGCGGCTGCGGATACTGGAGTTCCAGGACATGAACGGCAACAGTGACTGGTGGCTGGGGGAGGCCGAAGGCCGACGAGGCTACGTGCCTTCCAACTACATCCGCAAATCAGAATATACATGA
- the dnmbp gene encoding dynamin-binding protein isoform X4 produces the protein MKSPVVYGNPVMFSPVDWNYTAGVPVRRGKSVEDLGDAGWARERERMAHLQQLQQLHQLQLQQQQVGYPGYGVVPHGQPQGPVMVARPGDPVPGPGFPMPVHGGMMVPVGGPMLPPVHVQPPVHVQPPWPVQLENQAQYDDRYKAAFNGERPQAQDVYFHPGSQDGHLDVRISEWKGKHCFYQGPEDYSQVPQEKNSNDLRTQESYDKLDVDRRRRDDRVRENDHYTERYDHRNPRDLEEYDHKDKYRPRDHYDSRKQRKPERERDSYNSEYEDCYDHKDTYARRDNYRDNDHNYDHDRDYYDSKDSHHYREKVHYQRRDEDRYYDRKGKDPYYDRHAEDRYDRREDNYRDDREAYNRRGEETNTSKRRAQYDSDLEDHRGYRDRDHYNRYKDTGDDRRDEHYDYRRRDHYKSREHYERRPVDHYDPENKDHRRSREEERTHYKPRDRYRDLRSISIDEPYEEYPKKEQKSHCEEWVEQQNQKLALREMRSFEDPVIYPHSDEQEKGYESSAGSVGSKRGRKPVYVGSLDRNSIYRKTAPSSLLKSQFATTRKQKQEMTLLSSQPKPLDSTTTSDSTPAAGTEDPELRMLEKRSKVIEELLQTEKDYIKDLQMCVAEIIEPLQKKQVKNVDFDGLFGNISSVIDLSQRLLDTLHDTDSIGKVFLDFKAELEEVYKIYCQNHDDAISLLETYEKDENIQRHVLECLERLRAIYREWGKTNYINLGSFLIKPVQRVMRYPLLLMELLGATPESHHDRPQLTKALQAVKEINVNINEYKRRKDLVVKYRKGDEDTFIDKISKLSMHSIIKKSNRVSSHLKHLTGISPQIKDEAFDEAEKKFRLQERLIKSFIRDISLYLQHIRESASVKVLAAISFCDIYTERSVLDAEHFQRAHRCISDRQFTEFKERTEALVINPLNQLLLMFAGPHKLIQKRFDKLLDYDNCKERADRLKDRRIQDELQAARNNYEALNAQLLDELPKFYVAAEELFTGCVRSFAQAQKDFMKTTLGELKPLLQVFSNKAATETNLIAQFHEGYGRVLQLLQGFSFCPENLPPATTAKKPFEKKTLEKQNSKKQLQTPSSTQTDEHRAGLLVRYGPEKLFQAERNFNAAQDLDVSIQEGDLVGVIKQQDPMGSNNRWLIDNGVTKGFVYTSFLKPYNPRRSQSDMSIESQSSNESGYGGSSPVFSRQNSNSTLTFNQETATVSFSTSQPPSHSSPHPSLDSASSRRSHNRDAPNPDSASQSNSINSSPRNHSNRREFSEQTHRNSSSHRDTEPSYRHSGSHRDAYDTSYASSSSQKETSDLSETESYSSHRNSRSQRYGHTDKTYSSYQWRNGDNGGQKRSAYSRDEYIEPEPEPEPEPEVDGHQIYYALYSFDARCANEMSISANQRLRILEFQDMNGNSDWWLGEAEGRRGYVPSNYIRKSEYT, from the exons ATGAAGAGCCCGGTGGTTTATGGAAACCCAGTCATGTTTAGTCCAGTGGATTGGAACTATACAGCTGGTGTCCCGGtaaggagaggaaagagtgtGGAGGACCTGGGTGATGCTGGCTGggccagagagagggagcggaTGGCCCATCTGCAACAGTTACAACAACTACAccagctgcagcttcagcagcaACAGGTTGGATATCCTGGATATGGAGTAGTTCCTCATGGACAGCCACAAGGACCAGTCATGGTCGCACGTCCTGGTGACCCAGTTCCAGGTCCAGGCTTTCCTATGCCAGTACATGGAGGCATGATGGTACCTGTAGGTGGGCCGATGCTACCTCCAGTGCATGTGCAACCTCCAGTGCATGTGCAACCTCCATGGCCAGTACAATTGGAGAATCAAGCCCAGTACGATGACCGGTACAAAGCAGCTTTCAATGGGGAGAGGCCTCAAGCCCAGGATGTTTACTTCCACCCTGGTTCACAGGATGGTCATCTAGATGTAAGGATATCTGAATGGAAaggaaaacattgtttttaccAGGGCCCTGAGGACTACAGCCAAGTGcctcaagaaaaaaacagtaatgaCTTAAGAACTCAAGAAAGTTATGATAAATTGGATGTggacagaaggagaagagatGATCGTGTTAGAGAAAATGACCACTACACTGAACGTTATGACCACAGGAATCCCAGAGACTTGGAGGAGTACGATCATAAGGACAAATACAGGCCGAGGGATCATTATGACAGCAGGAAACAACGTAAACCTGAGAGAGAACGTGACAGTTACAACAGCGAATATGAAGACTGCTATGATCATAAAGACACCTACGCTCGCAGAGACAATTACAGGGATAATGATCACAATTATGACCATGATAGGGATTATTATGACTCTAAAGACAGCCATCACTACAGGGAAAAGGTACACTACCAGCGTAGAGACGAGGACCGCTACTATGATCGTAAAGGCAAGGACCCTTACTATGACCGGCATGCAGAGGATCGATATGACCGCAGAGAAGATAACTACAGGGATGACAGGGAGGCCTATAATAGAAGGGGTGAGGAGACTAACACCAGTAAAAGAAGGGCCCAGTACGACTCTGACCTGGAGGATCACCGTGGTTACAGGGACCGGGACCACTACAACAGGTACAAGGATACAGGTGATGACAGGAGAGATGAGCACTACGACTACAGAAGGAGGGACCACTACAAATCAAGGGAACACTATGAGCGGAGGCCTGTGGACCACTACGACCCTGAGAATAAAGACCATCGCAGATCCAGAGAAGAGGAACGTACCCACTACAAGCCCCGAGACAGATATCGAGATTTACGCTCTATATCCATAGATGAGCCGTACGAGGAATACCCTAAAAAagagcagaagtcacactgtgAGGAGTGGGTTGAGCAGCAGAACCAGAAGTTGGCGCTCAGGGAGATGCGCTCTTTTGAGGATCCGGTTATATACCCGCACAGTGACGAGCAGGAAAAGGGATATGAGTCAAGTGCCGGGAGCGTCGGTTCGAAACGGGGTCGCAAGCCTGTTTATGTGGGCTCACTAGATCGTAACAGCATCTACAGGAAGACGGCTCCAAGCTCCTTGCTAAAGTCCCAGTTTGCAACTACAAGGAAACAAAAGCAAG AGATGACCCTCCTGTCGTCCCAACCAAAACCCCTGGACTCCACCACGACCTCGGACTCCACCCCCGCAGCCGGCACGGAGGATCCAGAGCTGAGGATGCTGGAGAAGAGGTCGAAGGTCATcgaggagctgctgcagacGGAGAAGGACTACATCAAAGACCTGCAGATGTGTGTGGCGGAGATCATCGAGCCGCTGCAGAAgaagcag GTGAAGAACGTGGACTTCGATGGACTCTTTGGCAACATCAGCTCTGTGATAGACCTGTCACAACGTCTCTTAGATACGCTGCATGACACAGACTCTATTG GAAAAGTATTTCTGGACTTCAAAGCTGAGCTGGAAGAGGTGTACAAGATCTACTGCCAGAACCACGACGATGCCATCTCTCTGCTGGAGACCTACGAGAAAGACGAAAACATCCAGCGCCATGTGTTGGAGTGTCTGGAGCGACTGAG GGCCATATATCGCGAGTG GGGGAAAACAAATTACATCAACCTCGGCTCTTTCTTAATCAAGCCGGTGCAGCGGGTGATGCGTTACCCTCtcctgctgatggagctgctcgGGGCCACGCCGGAGAGCCACCACGACCGGCCCCAGCTGACGAAGGCTCTGCAGGCCGTCAAAGAGATTAACGTAAACATCAACGAGTACAAGCGAAGGAAGGACCTCG TGGTGAAGTACAGGAAAGGCGACGAGGACACGTTCATTGACAAGATCTCCAAGCTAAGCATGCACTCCATTATCAAAAAATCCAACCGGGTCAGCAGCCACCTTAAACACCTCACAGGGATTTCACCCCAG ATTAAAGATGAAGCATTTGATGAGGCTGAAAAGAAATTCAGGCTACAGGAGAGACTCATCAAGTCTTTTATCAGGGACATTTCCTTGTACCTGCAACATATAAGG GAATCGGCGTCTGTAAAAGTCTTGGCAGCCATCAGTTTCTGTGACATCTACACGGAGCGCAGCGTTCTCGATGCCGAGCATTTCCAGAGAGCTCACCGCTGCATCAGTGACCGACAGTTCACAGAATTT AAGGAACGCACAGAGGCCTTAGTCATCAACCCGCTCAACCAGCTCCTCCTCATGTTTGCCGGCCCACACAAACTCATCCAAAAGCGCTTTGACAAGCTGCTGGACTACGACAACTGCAAGGAGCGCGCCGACCGCCTCAAGGACCGGCGCATCCAGGACGAGCTGCAGGCCGCGCGCAACAACTACGAGGCGCTCAATGCCCAGCTTCTGGACGAGCTCCCCAAGTTCTACGTTGCGGCAGAGGAGCTGTTTACCGGCTGCGTGAGGTCTTTCGCTCAAGCCCAGAAGGATTTCATGAAGACGACACTGGGAGAGCTGAAGCCCCTCCTACAGGTT TTTTCTAACAAAGCTGCCACAGAGACCAACCTCATTGCACAGTTCCATGAAGGGTACGGCCGagtcctccagctcctgcaggGCTTCAGCTTCTGTCCGGAGAACCTGCCTCCAGCCACCACTGCAAAGAAGCCCTTCGAGAAGAAGACTCTAGAGAAGCAGAACTCTAAAAAGCAACTGCAGACACCC TCAAGCACGCAGACAGATGAACACCGTGCAGGACTTCTGGTACGCTACGGTCCTGAGAAGCTTTTCCAGGCTGAGAGAAACTTCAATGCAGCCCAGGATTTGGATGTCTCCATACAAGAGGGAGACCTTGTGGGTGTGATCAAGCAGCAGGACCCCATGGGAAGCAACAACCGCTGGCTAATTGATAATGGAG TCACCAAGGGGTTTGTGTACACCTCCTTCCTCAAACCCTACAACCCACGCAGGAGCCAGTCAGACATGTCCATCGAGAGCCAATCGTCCAATGAGTCTGGCTACGGTGGCTCCTCCCCCGTTTTCTCCCGccaaaacagcaacagcacaTTGACCTTTAACCAGGAAACCGCCACTGTCAGCTTTTCCACATCTCAGCCCCCGAGCCATTCATCGCCGCACCCTTCGCTGGACTCCGCCTCGTCCCGCAGGAGTCACAACAGAGATGCACCCAACCCCGACTCTGCCAGCCAGAGCAACTCCATAAACTCCTCGCCCCGAAATCACTCAAACCGCAGGGAATTCTCTGAGCAAACGCACCGAAATTCCTCCAGTCACAGGGACACAGAGCCTTCTTACCGGCATTCAGGCAGCCACAGAGACGCGTACGATACGAGTTATGCAAGTTCGAGCAGCCAGAAGGAGACGTCGGACCTCTCGGAGACAGAGTCTTATTCTTCACACAGGAACAGTCGCTCACAGCGATatggacacacagacaaaacctACAGTTCATACCAGTGGAGAAATGGAGATAATGGTGGCCAGAAGAGGTCTGCGTACTCCAGAGATGAGTACATCGAGCCGGAGccggaaccagaaccagaacctgaagtAGATGGTCATCAG atttactaCGCTCTCTACTCCTTCGATGCCCGTTGCGCCAATGAAATGAGCATCTCGGCCAATCAGCGGCTGCGGATACTGGAGTTCCAGGACATGAACGGCAACAGTGACTGGTGGCTGGGGGAGGCCGAAGGCCGACGAGGCTACGTGCCTTCCAACTACATCCGCAAATCAGAATATACATGA